Proteins from one Juglans microcarpa x Juglans regia isolate MS1-56 chromosome 1S, Jm3101_v1.0, whole genome shotgun sequence genomic window:
- the LOC121246394 gene encoding putative ABC1 protein At2g40090: protein MATRSLWRTGRNLAVFSATVCGGSAAAAVATSEDPAKTLKLLTAVPIRLFRDSVTAASIVFDYEYSLWGLREGSVEISKVKHEVHLRSARKLQELCFRNGGIYIKLGQHIGQLEYLVPQEYVQIMRESMLNKCPVSSYDQVSEVIKKELGETPDKLFSEFDPAPIASASLAQVHVARTHDGQKVAVKVQHTHMTDTAAADHATVDLIVKTIHHFFPAFDYRWLVDEIHESLPKELDFLVEGKNSEKCLDNFRKLSPHIADYVYAPKVYWNLSTSKLLTMEFMDGAQINDVKNIRRLGIQPNEVAKLVSQAFAEMMFKHGFVHCDPHAANLLVRPWPSSKKSILGKRKPQLILLDHGLYKDLDFYTRTNYAALWKALIFADAKAIKENSVKLGAGEDLYALFAGILTMKPWNRVVDPAVDHLVIQGADGDRSELQMYASQYFPQISELLRRLPRVILLMLKTNDCLRAVNNSLVQESSLQTFFVVGKVSSEAVIEAKLLQRKSLLCWLNVWLDEMLLEARLFGMQIALWLLQLRKALSWGN, encoded by the exons ATGGCCACCCGATCCCTGTGGCGCACAGGAAGGAACCTCGCGGTGTTCTCTGCCACCGTTTGCGGAGGCAGCGCCGCGGCCGCTGTTGCCACCTCGGAAGATCCGGCGAAGACGCTGAAGCTCCTCACCGCTGTTCCTATCCGCCTTTTCCGCGACTCTGTCACCGCTGCATCCATCGTCTTTG ATTATGAGTATTCACTATGGGGACTACGCGAAGGTAGTGTTGAGATCTCAAAAGTTAAACACGAAGTTCACCTCAGGTCCGCACGCAAACTTCAAGAACTATGCTTCAGAAATGGAGGAATATATATCAAGCTTGGTCAACATATTGGGCAGCTG GAATATTTGGTTCCTCAGGAGTATGTCCAAATTATGAGGGAGTCTATGTTGAATAAATGCCCGGTGTCTTCTTATGATCAAGTAAGCGAAGTCATTAAGAAAGAGCTGGGAGAGACACCAGATAAA TTATTTTCTGAATTTGATCCTGCTCCAATAGCAAGTGCTTCCCTTGCACAAGTTCATGTTGCTCGCACACATGATGGCCAGAAAGTTGCTGTGAAG gTTCAGCACACTCACATGACCGATACTGCGGCTGCAGATCATGCCACTGTGGACTTGATTGTGAAAACCATACATCATTTTTTTCCGGCTTTTGATTACAG GTGGTTGGTTGATGAAATTCATGAAAGTTTACCCAAG GAACTGGATTTTTTGGTTGAGGGGAAGAACAGCGAGAAATGCTTGGATAACTTTAGGAAGCTGTCTCCTCATATTGCAGACTATGTATATGCACCAAAGGTATATTGGAATTTAAGTACCTCAAAGTTGTTAACCATGGAATTTATGGATGGTGCACAAATAAATGATGTGAAGAACATTCGAAGGCTTGGAATTCAACCAAATGAAGTTGCAAAACTA GTTAGTCAAGCTTTTGCTGAGATGATGTTCAAACATGGGTTTGTGCATTGTGACCCCCATGCTGCCAACCTGCTAGTTCGTCCTTGGCCTTCTAGCAAAAAGAGCATTCTAG GTAAGAGAAAACCACAGTTGATACTTCTAGATCATGGATTGTATAAAGACCTTGACTTCTACACTAGAACCAACTATGCTGCACTTTGGAAG GCATTAATATTCGCTGATGCTAAGGCAATAAAGGAAAATAGTGTAAAATTGGGCGCTGGGGAGGATCTTTATGCACTATTTGCAGGAATTCTTACTATGAAGCCATGGAATCGAGTTGTTGACCCAGCCGTTGATCATTTAGTCATTCAAGGTGCTGATGGTGACCGTTCAGAATTACAG ATGTATGCTTCTCAATATTTCCCTCAAATATCGGAACTTCTGAGGAGACTGCCACGTGTCATTCTGTTAATGCTGAAGACAAATGATTGTTTACGAGCAGTTAACAATTCTCTG GTGCAGGAATCTTCTCTTCAGACATTCTTCGTCGTTGGAAAGGTCTCTTCGGAGGCAGTGATTGAGGCAAAGCTGTTACAAAGGAAATCACTGCTATGTTGGTTGAACGTCTGGTTGGATGAAATGTTGTTGGAAGCTCGACTCTTTGGAATGCAGATAGCTTTGTGGCTCTTACAACTCAGGAAGGCTCTGTCCTGGGGAAACTGA